A region from the Acyrthosiphon pisum isolate AL4f chromosome A1, pea_aphid_22Mar2018_4r6ur, whole genome shotgun sequence genome encodes:
- the LOC100165738 gene encoding signal recognition particle receptor subunit beta, with product MSLNVAKTPGNDYFLTRELLVALLVLLLTIVLFVLWKKSSKTNRDVLLVGLCDSGKTALFSHLLYNKPVQSFTSQVENIGEFKSKKNLLRIVDIPGHERVFTKYWDAYKISCKGVMFVVDSETVQTDICDVAELLYRILTDVTIQTNKTKIIILCNKQDKVLAKGSEVIKTLLEKELDTLRLTKSNQLESIDGKKNKTLLGKKKKHFEFSHCQMAVEFAEVISSSQDIVLEPIKDWLEGIQ from the exons ATGTCTCTGAACGTGGCTAAAACTCCGGGAAACGATTATTTTCTCACTAGAGAGCTACTGGTTGCTCTGCTCGTTCTGCTCTTAACTATCG TACTATTTGTTCTATGGAAAAAGAGTAGTAAGACCAACCGTGATGTACTGCTCGTGGGATTGTGCGATTCGGGTAAGACGGCTCTATTTTCACACTTATTGTACAATAAACCAGTACAATCTTTCACGTCCCAAGTGGAAAACATAGGCgagtttaaaagtaaaaag AACTTGTTGCGCATAGTCGACATTCCAGGTCACGAAAGAGTGTTCACAAAATATTGGGATGCTTACAAAATAAGTTGTAAAGGTGTTATGTTTGTTGTGGATTCAGAAACTGTTCAAACTGATATTTGTGATGTAGCCGA gtTATTGTACAGAATTTTAACTGATGTAACGATTCAAACCAACaagactaaaattataatactatgtaacaAACAAGACAAAGTATTGGCCAAGGGATCAGAAGTAATCAAGACATTGCTTGAAAAAGAACT GGATACATTGAGGTTAACAAAGTCAAATCAGTTGGAGAGCATTGACGGCAAAAAGAATAAGACTCTGTTGGGGAAAAAGAAGAAGCATTTTGAATTTTCTCATTGTCAGATGGCAGTTGAGTTTGCAGAAGTAATTTCCTCATCTCAAGACATAGTTCTAGAACCGATTAAAGACTGGTTAGAAGGTattcagtaa